One Spinacia oleracea cultivar Varoflay chromosome 4, BTI_SOV_V1, whole genome shotgun sequence DNA segment encodes these proteins:
- the LOC110790888 gene encoding uncharacterized protein — MGNCFSKKKSKCLAEIAPADEIIGRKPSPPVVYLHGNPTNSATYYLRFALCYKPISLRFIPQAETVDFTVRFDSDESISGPFETIMRYVESKLPHPALLRREKNEDETTAYWVPVVRMVALQHKSMKWHLGRVVRWGLDLSTRGGMRAVDPSIGTPKMEVNKLGKSYGNLLEMLLEHAQMEERILFPILQASDPGVCRCVNEEHGRELPVMNGIKEDIKSAGVLNAGTCIHREALSSLSARLQTLQENCCQHFEEEEINLFPLMEAADLTQEQHTNLIEQSINVMQGTHSSHLFPFFMDGLLPHQAMEYLDLLITCIHKETTLSMLRLLVQD, encoded by the exons ATGGGAAATTGTTTTTCTAAGAAGAAGAGTAAATGTCTAGCAGAAATTGCGCCGGCGGATGAGATAATTGGTCGGAAACCTTCGCCGCCGGTTGTTTATCTACATGGAAATCCGACTAACTCAGCtacttactacctccgtttcgctCTCTGTTACAAACCAATCTCTCTTCGTTTCATCCCTCAGGCCGAAACGGTGGACTTTACCGTCCGTTTCGATAGTGATGAATCTATATCGGGACCCTTCGAAACGATCATGAGGTATGTGGAATCGAAACTGCCTCACCCTGCACTgttaaggagagagaagaatgaGGATGAAACGACGGCGTATTGGGTGCCGGTGGTGAGGATGGTGGCGCTTCAGCACAAGAGTATGAAATGGCATTTGGGGAGGGTGGTGAGGTGGGGGTTGGATCTTTCAACACGTGGTGGAATGAGAGCGGTTGATCCAAGTATAGGGACTCCAAAAATGGAGGTTAATAAGTTAGGGAAGAGTTATGGAAATTTGCTTGAGATGTTGCTGGAGCATGCTCAGATGGAGGAGCGCATTCTTTTTCCTATTTTACAAGCTTCTGATCCAG GAGTGTGTAGGTGTGTGAATGAGGAACATGGAAGGGAGCTACCTGTAATGAATGGAATCAAAGAAGATATAAAATCGGCAGGAGTTCTGAATGCTGGCACTTGTATCCATCGGGAGGCCTTGTCTAGCCTTTCTGCTCGACTGCAGACATTGCAG GAGAACTGCTGCCAACATTTTGAGGAAGAAGAGATAAATCTGTTCCCATTGATGGAGGCAGCTGATTTGACCCAGGAACAACACACAAATTTAATTGAACAGAGTATCAATGTGATGCAAGGGACTCATTCTTCTCACCTATTCCCTTTTTTCATGGATGGCTTACTTCCTCATCAGGCTATGGAGTACTTGGATTTGCTCATCACTTGCATTCACAAGGAAACAACACTCTCCATGCTTCGTCTACTTGTCCA AGATTGA